A genome region from Crossiella equi includes the following:
- the eccCa gene encoding type VII secretion protein EccCa, translated as MLWVHTARRGRRAVEVPSGEITLQSPPMLSRGSNQGMMGLLFMLPMMLGMGAMSFVYIGRGGGVMTYVFGGLFVIVMIGMVVMSLAQNRSQNKAKINEERRDYQQYLANLRKQVREVATRQRAALTEANPEPGDLWTLVDTEVLWARRRSDPDFGQLRAGRGPQRLATPLRAPQTVPLEELDPVSSTSLRHFIRAYSTVPDLPVSVSLRSFARIGVSGPRAVVLDLTRALLAQAALAHSPADLRVAVCVAADRRHEWDWVKWLPHAQDSTTADAVGPTRLVATDLGTLADLLGTDLGDRAPFTRRAGMGFDQPHVLLVVDGGRTFGDPRLAPAGGQHGVTVLDVSHEVPVDTPGTESLRLHVSATRMGMVTGEGSDSRVAYLGEPDRLDSAAAEALARLLTPRYHGAGPAAEAPVNASFGLAGLLGLGDPRDVDPELTWRPRSARERLRLPLGLDPEGRPVELDLKESAENGMGPHGLVVGATGSGKSELLRTLVTGLAVTHSSETLNLALIDFKGGATFAGMTGLPHTCAVITNLSDDLTLVDRMADALNGEMLRRQELLRAAGNFASVRDYERARENGAPLAPLPSLLLIIDEFSELLSSRPEFVDLFVMIGRLGRSLAVHLLLASQRLEEGRLRGLEAHLSYRIGLRTFSAAESRTVLGVPDAYHLPAIPGSAYLKSDTETLQRFKAAYVSGDLPARVSGDPGTPDAPGRQVLPYSLDRIELLQPVAQVVTAAPEENAPTGTGETIMGAMVGALIGKGPAAHQIWLPPLDEPPTLDHLLPPLGEDPERGLCPVGWGGNGRLTVPLAIVDKPFEQRRDLMWADLSGAGGHVLLVGAPQSGKSTFLRSLVSVLALTHTPAEAQFFLLDMGGGALAPVAELPHVSGYAVRRDADRCRRLVAELTTMLAEREALFAQHGIDSMATFRLRRKEIAESETGDREFGDVFLVVDGWSTVREEFEALESAITKLAARGLGFGIHVVIAANYWMAVRPPLRDSISTRFELRLGDPSDSAIDRRAAQNVPQDAPGRGLTPDKLHFLGALPRMDGVQTAETVAAGTTELVKAVRAAWTGASAAQVRLLPVELPAAALPGPEEHPGRQVPIGIAEADLKPVFLDFGTEPHFLAFGDVESGKSGLLRTIANGIMARYTPAEAAILVVDYRRGLLGAVEGEHLLGYAGSAPALDGLLADVVAAMRTRLPGPEVTADQLRNRDWWKGPELFVLVDDYELVATSGGTAHPLLKLLEFLPQARDIGLHVVIARGSGGAARGIYDPVLMRVKELGSPGLVMSGSRDEGVLLGTVRPGPMPPGRGNLVGRRYGTQLVQVAWTPGK; from the coding sequence CTGCTGTGGGTGCACACCGCGCGGAGAGGCCGCCGGGCCGTCGAGGTCCCGTCCGGCGAGATCACCCTGCAGTCCCCGCCCATGCTGTCCCGTGGCTCCAACCAGGGGATGATGGGCCTGCTGTTCATGCTGCCGATGATGCTGGGCATGGGCGCCATGTCCTTCGTCTACATCGGACGCGGCGGCGGGGTGATGACCTACGTCTTCGGCGGCCTGTTCGTCATCGTGATGATCGGCATGGTCGTCATGTCGTTGGCGCAGAACCGCTCCCAGAACAAGGCCAAGATCAACGAGGAGCGGCGGGACTACCAGCAGTACCTGGCCAACCTGCGCAAGCAGGTCCGCGAGGTGGCCACCCGGCAGCGCGCCGCCCTGACCGAGGCCAACCCGGAGCCGGGCGACCTGTGGACGCTGGTCGACACCGAGGTGCTCTGGGCCCGCCGCCGCTCCGACCCCGACTTCGGGCAGCTGCGCGCCGGGCGCGGCCCGCAGCGCCTGGCCACTCCCCTGCGCGCGCCCCAGACCGTGCCGCTGGAGGAGCTGGACCCGGTCTCCTCCACCTCGCTGCGGCACTTCATCCGCGCCTACTCCACCGTGCCCGACCTGCCCGTCTCGGTGTCGCTGCGCTCCTTCGCCCGCATCGGCGTCTCCGGCCCGCGCGCGGTCGTGCTGGACCTGACCCGGGCGCTGCTGGCCCAGGCCGCGCTCGCCCACTCCCCCGCCGACCTGCGCGTCGCGGTGTGCGTGGCCGCGGACCGGCGGCACGAGTGGGACTGGGTGAAGTGGCTGCCGCACGCCCAGGACAGCACCACCGCCGACGCGGTCGGCCCCACGAGACTGGTGGCCACCGACCTGGGCACCCTGGCCGACCTGCTCGGCACCGACCTGGGCGACCGCGCGCCGTTCACCCGCCGCGCCGGAATGGGCTTCGACCAGCCGCACGTGCTGCTCGTCGTGGACGGCGGCCGCACCTTCGGCGACCCGCGCCTGGCACCGGCCGGTGGCCAGCACGGGGTGACCGTGCTGGACGTCAGCCACGAGGTGCCGGTGGACACACCCGGCACGGAGAGCCTGCGCCTGCACGTCTCCGCCACCCGGATGGGCATGGTCACCGGTGAGGGCAGCGACTCGCGGGTGGCCTACCTGGGTGAGCCCGACCGCCTGGACTCCGCCGCCGCCGAGGCCCTGGCCCGCCTGCTCACCCCGCGCTACCACGGTGCCGGACCGGCCGCCGAGGCCCCGGTGAACGCCTCCTTCGGCCTGGCCGGGCTACTCGGCCTGGGCGACCCGCGCGATGTCGACCCGGAGCTGACCTGGCGTCCGCGCTCCGCCCGGGAACGCCTGCGGCTGCCCCTGGGCCTGGACCCCGAGGGCCGTCCGGTGGAGCTGGACCTCAAGGAGTCGGCGGAGAACGGCATGGGCCCGCACGGCCTGGTCGTGGGCGCCACCGGGTCCGGCAAGAGCGAGCTGCTGCGCACCCTGGTCACCGGCCTGGCCGTCACCCACTCCTCCGAGACGCTCAACCTCGCGCTCATCGACTTCAAGGGCGGCGCCACGTTCGCGGGCATGACCGGCCTGCCGCACACCTGCGCGGTGATCACCAACCTCTCCGACGACCTCACCCTGGTCGACCGCATGGCCGACGCCCTCAACGGCGAGATGCTGCGCCGCCAGGAGCTGCTGCGCGCGGCGGGCAACTTCGCCTCGGTGCGCGACTACGAGCGGGCCCGGGAGAACGGCGCCCCGCTGGCCCCGCTGCCCTCGCTGCTGCTGATCATCGACGAGTTCTCCGAGCTGCTGTCCAGCCGTCCGGAGTTCGTGGACCTGTTCGTCATGATCGGGCGCCTGGGCCGCAGCCTCGCGGTGCACCTGCTGCTGGCCTCCCAGCGCCTGGAGGAGGGCCGGTTGCGCGGCCTGGAGGCGCACCTGTCCTACCGGATCGGCCTGCGCACCTTCTCCGCCGCGGAGAGCCGCACGGTGCTCGGCGTGCCGGATGCCTACCACCTGCCCGCCATCCCCGGCTCGGCCTACCTGAAGTCCGACACCGAGACCTTGCAGCGGTTCAAGGCCGCCTACGTCTCCGGCGACCTGCCCGCCCGGGTCTCCGGCGACCCCGGCACCCCGGACGCACCCGGCCGCCAGGTCCTGCCGTACTCGCTGGACCGCATCGAGCTGCTCCAGCCCGTCGCGCAGGTCGTGACCGCCGCGCCGGAGGAGAACGCGCCCACCGGCACCGGCGAGACGATCATGGGCGCGATGGTCGGCGCGCTGATCGGCAAGGGTCCGGCCGCGCACCAGATCTGGCTGCCACCGCTGGACGAGCCGCCCACCCTGGACCACCTGCTGCCGCCGCTGGGCGAGGACCCCGAGCGCGGGCTGTGCCCGGTCGGCTGGGGTGGCAACGGCAGGCTGACCGTGCCGCTGGCCATCGTGGACAAGCCGTTCGAGCAGCGCCGCGACCTGATGTGGGCCGACCTGTCCGGCGCGGGCGGGCACGTGCTGCTCGTCGGCGCCCCGCAGAGCGGCAAGTCCACGTTCCTGCGCAGCCTCGTCAGCGTGCTGGCCCTGACCCACACCCCGGCCGAGGCGCAGTTCTTCCTGCTGGACATGGGCGGTGGCGCGCTGGCCCCGGTGGCCGAGCTGCCGCACGTCTCCGGCTACGCGGTGCGCCGCGACGCCGACCGCTGCCGCCGCCTGGTCGCCGAGCTGACCACGATGCTGGCCGAGCGCGAGGCGCTGTTCGCCCAGCACGGCATCGACTCCATGGCCACTTTCCGGTTGCGCCGCAAGGAGATCGCCGAGAGCGAGACCGGCGACCGCGAGTTCGGCGACGTCTTCCTCGTGGTGGACGGCTGGTCCACGGTGCGCGAGGAGTTCGAGGCACTGGAGAGCGCCATCACCAAGCTGGCCGCCCGGGGCCTGGGCTTCGGCATCCACGTGGTGATCGCGGCCAACTACTGGATGGCCGTGCGCCCACCGCTGCGCGACTCGATCAGCACCCGCTTCGAGCTGCGGCTGGGCGACCCGAGCGACTCCGCGATCGACCGCAGGGCCGCCCAGAACGTGCCCCAGGACGCCCCGGGCCGCGGCCTGACCCCGGACAAGCTGCACTTCCTTGGCGCGCTGCCCCGGATGGACGGGGTGCAGACCGCGGAGACCGTCGCGGCCGGGACCACCGAGCTGGTCAAGGCCGTGCGCGCGGCCTGGACCGGTGCCAGCGCGGCCCAGGTGCGCCTGCTGCCGGTGGAGCTACCCGCCGCGGCACTGCCCGGCCCCGAGGAGCACCCGGGCCGCCAGGTGCCGATCGGCATCGCCGAGGCCGACCTCAAGCCGGTGTTCCTGGACTTCGGCACCGAACCGCACTTCCTGGCCTTCGGGGACGTGGAGAGCGGCAAGTCGGGGCTGCTGCGCACGATCGCCAACGGCATCATGGCCCGCTACACCCCGGCCGAGGCCGCGATCCTGGTGGTGGACTACCGGCGCGGCCTGCTCGGCGCGGTCGAGGGCGAGCACCTGCTGGGCTACGCGGGCAGCGCCCCGGCCCTGGACGGGCTGCTGGCCGACGTGGTGGCCGCGATGCGCACCCGCCTCCCCGGCCCGGAGGTCACCGCGGACCAGCTGCGCAACCGTGACTGGTGGAAGGGCCCGGAACTGTTCGTGCTGGTCGACGACTACGAGCTGGTGGCCACCTCGGGCGGTACCGCGCACCCGCTGCTGAAGCTGCTGGAGTTCCTGCCACAGGCCCGCGACATCGGCCTGCACGTGGTCATCGCGCGCGGTTCCGGCGGTGCGGCGCGTGGCATCTACGACCCGGTGCTCATGCGGGTCAAGGAGCTCGGCTCGCCCGGCCTGGTCATGTCCGGCTCGCGCGATGAGGGCGTGCTGCTGGGCACCGTGCGACCGGGCCCGATGCCGCCCGGCCGGGGCAACCTGGTGGGTCGCCGGTACGGCACGCAGCTCGTGCAGGTCGCCTGGACCCCCGGGAAGTAG
- a CDS encoding WXG100 family type VII secretion target gives MSGPGFEADAAAMTKAITGFHQSATATKSTMTGLQNDLGWALSNSYQGNQAVAFQQLHTTLQEKMAKATAALDRMSNLMTEVSRNYNTGDTNATDDINKVANAAANSVAGSVFNRLAGA, from the coding sequence GTGTCCGGACCCGGATTCGAGGCCGATGCCGCCGCGATGACCAAGGCGATCACCGGTTTCCACCAGTCCGCCACCGCGACCAAGTCGACCATGACCGGTCTGCAGAATGACTTGGGCTGGGCGTTGAGCAACAGCTACCAGGGCAACCAGGCCGTCGCTTTCCAGCAGCTGCACACCACGCTGCAGGAGAAGATGGCCAAGGCCACCGCGGCGCTCGACCGGATGTCCAACCTCATGACCGAGGTCAGCCGGAACTACAACACCGGTGACACCAACGCCACCGACGACATCAACAAGGTGGCCAACGCCGCCGCGAACTCCGTGGCCGGGTCGGTCTTCAACCGGCTCGCCGGGGCCTGA
- a CDS encoding WXG100 family type VII secretion target, with product MHQGGNGETVSVDFNQLSASSEALNARANALEGHLNELDGSLGYLRQTWYASGSSAGLQAQQAETDLRNAITEMVQVIRNFSANTGKAMTDQMAMERTNAGLFPGG from the coding sequence ATGCACCAGGGCGGTAACGGGGAAACGGTCTCCGTTGACTTCAACCAGCTCTCCGCCAGCTCCGAGGCGCTCAACGCCAGGGCGAACGCGCTGGAGGGCCACCTCAACGAGCTGGACGGCAGCCTGGGCTACCTGCGCCAGACCTGGTACGCCTCCGGCTCCTCGGCCGGTCTCCAGGCCCAGCAGGCCGAGACCGACCTGCGCAACGCCATCACCGAGATGGTCCAGGTCATCCGCAACTTCTCGGCCAACACCGGGAAGGCGATGACCGACCAGATGGCGATGGAGCGCACCAACGCGGGCCTGTTCCCCGGCGGCTGA
- a CDS encoding WXG100 family type VII secretion target, protein MTPVHLDNGQTDFARYSHRQLWDMLHAGQPKTMRAAADSWDAVGARLHEQAGNLERQLDRFRHQWRGGAAEQYQSMITDLAGGLRRTAEAALAMRDLSHDAAEALVRAQATMPPPSDVPEVSAATLRMASTPIQLGPGVSPELHARVAQQQAQAVAEVRAQQQAQQVASANHARAVLIMEDLAGRYRTAEASIPESPATTPVPGGTSGVSGDAPARRPLFGGMFTSGLAAASAAAAGRFAGVLPKVPDWAKKPNPQDGSGSGTGGAGGLAGEAAKLGAGAAGLGAGLGKLGGGGGAGKVGGAGGPAPQALAGLAGGAAGAARAAGALGAAAAAAGAAAQQVGGMPMMPMMPMGGQGMGGDMGGRRIPPWLVETEDVWGESSVITPQVIGEEPTDTPPQPPFRY, encoded by the coding sequence GTGACCCCCGTGCACCTCGACAACGGCCAGACCGACTTCGCCCGGTACAGCCACCGCCAGCTCTGGGACATGCTGCACGCGGGCCAGCCCAAGACCATGCGAGCCGCCGCCGACTCCTGGGACGCGGTCGGCGCGCGCCTGCACGAGCAGGCGGGCAACCTGGAGCGGCAGCTCGACCGGTTCCGCCACCAGTGGCGCGGCGGCGCGGCCGAGCAGTACCAGTCGATGATCACCGACCTGGCGGGCGGTCTGCGCCGCACCGCCGAGGCGGCCCTGGCCATGCGCGACCTGTCCCACGACGCCGCCGAGGCGCTGGTCCGGGCACAGGCCACCATGCCCCCGCCCTCCGACGTGCCCGAGGTGTCCGCGGCCACGCTCCGCATGGCCAGCACGCCCATCCAGCTCGGGCCCGGGGTCTCGCCGGAGCTGCACGCCCGCGTGGCGCAGCAGCAGGCTCAGGCGGTGGCGGAGGTGCGCGCGCAGCAGCAGGCCCAGCAGGTGGCCAGCGCCAACCACGCCCGCGCGGTGCTGATCATGGAGGACCTGGCGGGCCGCTACCGCACCGCCGAGGCCAGCATCCCGGAGTCCCCCGCCACCACGCCCGTACCCGGTGGCACCTCCGGGGTCTCCGGTGACGCCCCGGCCCGGCGGCCGCTGTTCGGCGGCATGTTCACCTCCGGCCTGGCCGCGGCCTCGGCGGCGGCCGCGGGCCGCTTCGCCGGGGTGCTGCCCAAGGTGCCGGACTGGGCGAAGAAGCCGAACCCGCAGGACGGTTCCGGCAGTGGTACCGGTGGCGCGGGCGGGCTGGCCGGGGAGGCCGCCAAGCTCGGTGCCGGTGCGGCCGGGCTCGGTGCGGGCCTCGGCAAGCTCGGCGGTGGCGGCGGGGCTGGCAAGGTCGGCGGCGCCGGGGGCCCGGCGCCGCAGGCACTGGCCGGGCTCGCCGGTGGTGCCGCCGGTGCGGCACGGGCCGCGGGAGCCCTGGGGGCTGCCGCGGCCGCGGCCGGAGCCGCCGCCCAGCAGGTGGGCGGCATGCCGATGATGCCCATGATGCCGATGGGCGGCCAGGGCATGGGCGGGGACATGGGCGGACGCCGCATCCCGCCGTGGCTGGTGGAGACCGAGGACGTCTGGGGCGAGTCCTCCGTGATCACCCCGCAGGTGATCGGCGAGGAGCCCACCGACACCCCTCCGCAGCCCCCGTTCCGCTACTAG
- a CDS encoding quinone oxidoreductase family protein, with amino-acid sequence MRSAVVSSFAAPPACLRTPEPSPAPGQVVLEVLASGLHPVVRAQAAGTHYTATVPPFVPGVDGVGRDAGGNLCYFLLLGRTGALADRVAVPAGHLVPLPPDTDPVALAATMNPATSSWLALRGRAGFQAGQHVLVLGATGGAGRMAVQVARLLGAGRITAVGRCAQRLAALPEPGATDTTTFDELGDLASVDVVLDYVWGQPAADVLHTVVTARGKRPEPLTWVQIGTVAGEHAPLPATALRRTDVRLLGSGLGTLSAEVLFAELPALAGQVRRGGLAVPAHPRPLAAVTEAWTEVVPGAGRVVFVPEVS; translated from the coding sequence GTGCGGTCCGCAGTCGTCTCGTCCTTCGCCGCTCCCCCGGCCTGCCTGCGGACCCCCGAGCCCTCCCCCGCACCCGGCCAGGTCGTGCTGGAGGTGCTCGCCTCCGGGCTGCACCCGGTTGTGCGCGCGCAGGCCGCCGGTACCCACTACACCGCCACCGTGCCGCCGTTCGTGCCCGGTGTCGACGGGGTGGGCCGGGACGCCGGGGGCAACCTCTGCTACTTCCTGCTGCTCGGGCGTACCGGTGCCCTGGCCGACCGGGTCGCGGTGCCCGCCGGGCACCTGGTCCCGCTGCCGCCGGACACCGACCCGGTCGCCTTGGCCGCGACCATGAACCCGGCCACCTCGTCCTGGCTGGCCCTGCGTGGCCGCGCGGGGTTCCAGGCCGGACAGCACGTGCTGGTGCTCGGTGCCACCGGCGGCGCGGGCCGGATGGCCGTCCAGGTCGCGCGGCTGCTCGGCGCCGGGCGGATCACCGCGGTCGGCCGCTGCGCGCAACGGCTCGCGGCCCTGCCCGAGCCGGGTGCCACCGACACCACGACCTTCGACGAGCTCGGCGACCTGGCCTCGGTGGACGTGGTGCTGGACTACGTGTGGGGCCAGCCCGCCGCGGACGTCCTGCACACCGTGGTCACCGCGCGGGGCAAGCGGCCGGAACCGCTGACCTGGGTGCAGATCGGGACCGTCGCCGGTGAGCACGCCCCGCTGCCCGCCACCGCGTTGCGCCGCACCGACGTGCGCCTGCTCGGCAGCGGGCTCGGGACGCTGAGCGCCGAGGTGCTCTTCGCCGAGCTGCCCGCCCTGGCCGGGCAGGTCCGGCGCGGCGGCCTGGCCGTGCCCGCGCACCCCCGCCCGCTCGCCGCCGTCACCGAGGCCTGGACCGAGGTCGTGCCCGGTGCCGGACGGGTGGTCTTCGTCCCCGAGGTGTCCTGA
- a CDS encoding non-ribosomal peptide synthetase, with translation MPRDVGALLRRAAREHPGHGLYFADSDTTLNYPELLASALRLHAGLYARGARPGRVAALAVDRPEDFLPVLWACLLGGLTVCPLPPGADVTRLRAVLDEPLLVTDGSRPVPAGVDAVELSTLDEAPDAPLPEPGPEDLALLVLTSGSTGTPKAVRLTHGNLLAAMRAKTAATGAHAGDTTLNWVSYDHVAALLECHLLPVATGATQVHVHPDLVLTDPVQFLRLLDTHRVTATFTPNFLLGLLTRSALPERLDLSCLRRIVSGGEANPVRTGLAFLDLLAPHGLARTALWPAFGMTETCAGSIYNTAFPTADTGAEFASVGRPVPGLEVRIGEDGEVQLRGPVVTAGYHNNPEATAAAHTPDGWFRTGDLGVLHEGRLTLIGRSKDSIIVNGVNHHSHDLEAVLAQLSGVDPAHVAAFPVRAPGEDTEQLAIAFATTVPDTAEDELHRLLLAIRGAAVTHWGFRPSVLLPLPTTAFAKTSLGKIQRNLLRRQVETGVHAARQAWVRALLTRGLGAHTPPKGPTETAVAEIFAELFPSTSASATASFFDLGGTSLDILRLKRLLTTRLGAELPVLAILRSPTVRELAGLIERPGSEGGYDPVVPMQTTGPHTPLFCVHPGVGEVLVFVNLARYLVHERPFYALRARGFGPGEAPFASFAEMTSTYLAAVRRVQPHGPYALAGYSFGAAVAFELAKLLEADGEEVAFLGSFNLPPHIQHRLRELDFTETSVNLALFLGLVTEAQAEALPERLRPLTHDRQLAELLDTAPAHRLTELDLDLPRFRDWAELATALTGLGRDYTPTGEVRSMTVLCADPLRGTRADWVDKELRRWDEHTREPNRYLDVPGEHYTLMGPDHVDAFQAILRAELARALGED, from the coding sequence ATGCCCCGCGACGTCGGTGCCCTGCTGCGCCGGGCGGCCCGCGAGCACCCCGGCCACGGCCTGTACTTCGCCGACTCGGACACCACTCTGAACTACCCGGAACTGCTGGCCTCGGCACTGCGCCTGCACGCGGGCCTGTACGCCCGGGGTGCCCGGCCCGGCCGGGTGGCGGCGCTGGCGGTCGACCGGCCCGAGGACTTCCTGCCCGTGCTGTGGGCCTGCCTGCTCGGCGGGCTGACCGTGTGCCCGCTGCCCCCGGGTGCGGATGTCACCCGGCTGCGCGCCGTGCTGGACGAGCCGCTGCTGGTCACCGACGGCTCCCGCCCCGTCCCGGCGGGTGTGGACGCCGTCGAGCTGTCCACTCTGGACGAAGCGCCGGACGCCCCGCTGCCCGAACCGGGCCCGGAGGACCTCGCCCTCCTCGTGCTCACCTCCGGCTCCACCGGGACGCCGAAGGCCGTGCGGCTCACCCACGGCAACCTGCTCGCCGCCATGCGCGCCAAGACCGCCGCGACCGGCGCGCACGCCGGGGACACCACGTTGAACTGGGTCTCCTACGACCACGTGGCCGCGCTCCTGGAATGCCACCTGCTGCCCGTGGCCACCGGCGCCACCCAGGTGCACGTCCACCCCGACCTCGTGCTCACCGACCCGGTCCAGTTCCTGCGGCTGCTCGACACCCACCGGGTCACCGCGACCTTCACCCCGAACTTCCTGCTCGGCCTGCTCACCAGGTCCGCGCTGCCCGAGCGCCTGGACCTGTCCTGCCTGCGACGCATCGTCAGCGGCGGCGAGGCCAACCCGGTGCGCACCGGCCTGGCCTTCCTCGACCTGCTCGCCCCGCACGGCCTGGCCCGCACCGCGCTCTGGCCCGCCTTCGGCATGACCGAGACCTGCGCGGGCAGCATCTACAACACCGCGTTCCCCACTGCCGACACCGGCGCGGAGTTCGCCTCCGTGGGCCGTCCGGTGCCGGGCTTGGAAGTGCGCATCGGCGAGGACGGGGAGGTGCAGCTGCGCGGTCCGGTGGTGACCGCCGGGTACCACAACAACCCCGAGGCCACCGCCGCGGCGCACACCCCGGACGGCTGGTTCCGCACCGGCGACCTCGGCGTCCTGCACGAGGGCAGGCTGACGCTGATCGGGCGCAGCAAGGACAGCATCATCGTCAACGGCGTCAACCACCACAGCCACGACCTGGAGGCCGTGCTCGCCCAGCTCTCCGGGGTCGACCCGGCCCACGTCGCCGCCTTCCCGGTGCGCGCGCCGGGCGAGGACACCGAACAGCTCGCCATCGCCTTCGCCACCACCGTGCCCGACACCGCCGAGGACGAGCTGCACCGCCTGCTGCTGGCCATCCGCGGTGCCGCGGTCACGCACTGGGGCTTCCGGCCGTCCGTGCTGCTGCCCCTGCCCACCACGGCCTTCGCCAAGACCAGCCTCGGCAAGATCCAGCGCAACCTGTTGCGCCGCCAGGTCGAGACCGGTGTGCACGCCGCCCGCCAGGCGTGGGTGCGGGCCCTGCTCACCCGCGGGCTCGGCGCGCACACCCCGCCCAAGGGCCCCACCGAGACCGCGGTCGCCGAGATCTTCGCCGAGCTGTTCCCCTCGACCTCGGCCAGCGCCACCGCGAGCTTCTTCGACCTCGGCGGCACCTCGCTGGACATCCTGCGGCTCAAACGCCTGCTCACCACGCGCCTGGGCGCCGAGCTGCCGGTGCTCGCGATCCTGCGCTCCCCCACCGTCCGCGAGCTGGCAGGCCTGATCGAACGCCCCGGCAGCGAGGGCGGCTACGACCCGGTCGTGCCCATGCAGACCACCGGCCCGCACACCCCGCTGTTCTGCGTGCACCCCGGTGTCGGCGAGGTACTGGTCTTCGTCAACCTGGCCCGCTACCTGGTGCACGAACGCCCCTTCTACGCCCTGCGCGCCCGGGGTTTCGGCCCCGGCGAGGCACCGTTCGCCAGCTTCGCCGAGATGACCTCCACCTACCTCGCCGCGGTCCGGCGCGTGCAGCCGCACGGCCCCTACGCCCTGGCCGGGTACTCCTTCGGCGCCGCGGTCGCCTTCGAGCTGGCCAAGCTCCTGGAGGCCGACGGTGAGGAGGTCGCCTTTCTCGGCAGCTTCAACCTGCCCCCGCACATCCAGCACCGCCTGCGCGAGCTGGACTTCACCGAGACCTCGGTCAACCTGGCCCTGTTCCTCGGCCTGGTCACCGAGGCACAGGCCGAAGCGCTGCCGGAACGGCTGCGCCCGCTCACCCACGACCGGCAGCTCGCCGAGCTGCTCGACACCGCCCCGGCCCACCGCCTGACCGAGCTGGACCTGGACCTGCCCCGCTTCCGCGACTGGGCCGAGCTGGCCACCGCGCTCACCGGACTGGGCCGGGACTACACCCCCACCGGCGAGGTCCGCTCCATGACGGTCCTCTGCGCCGACCCGCTGCGCGGCACCCGTGCCGACTGGGTGGACAAGGAGCTGCGCCGCTGGGACGAGCACACCCGCGAGCCCAACCGCTACCTCGACGTGCCCGGTGAGCACTACACGCTCATGGGCCCCGACCACGTCGACGCCTTCCAGGCCATCCTGCGTGCCGAACTCGCCAGGGCACTGGGCGAGGACTGA
- a CDS encoding methyltransferase, whose translation MTHPSDLPVDRTGMFGMALTFLSSRALYVAAELGLADHVADGPRTTEELARATGTHEPTLYRLLRLLAGVGVFTETAPRTFGTTPLANALRTDLSGSLRPFVLHTLGTQYQAWGELGHTVRTGQEAFSKAMGMPVWQYHAEHPEVNSLLNQVMSRESEAMTEELLTGHDFGPYRTVADIGGGQGALLTGILARHPDSRGILFDQPHVVSHELLDKAGVAERAEVVGGDFFASVPGGADLYVLKWIIHDWPDDKATEILANVRAAMAPGATLALVEYVIPPGNEPAHSKTLDLVMLVLNEGRERTREQFEALLGAAGFRLDRVTAMPSGVSLLEATPV comes from the coding sequence GTGACCCACCCCAGCGACCTGCCCGTCGACCGCACCGGCATGTTCGGCATGGCCTTGACCTTCCTGTCCTCGCGCGCGCTGTACGTGGCCGCCGAGCTGGGTCTGGCCGACCACGTCGCCGACGGCCCGCGCACCACCGAGGAGCTGGCCCGGGCCACCGGCACGCACGAACCCACGCTGTACCGGCTGCTGCGGCTGCTCGCGGGCGTCGGCGTGTTCACCGAGACCGCGCCCCGCACGTTTGGCACCACACCCCTGGCCAACGCGCTGCGCACCGACCTGTCCGGCTCGCTGCGGCCGTTCGTGCTGCACACCCTCGGCACCCAGTACCAGGCCTGGGGCGAGCTCGGCCACACCGTGCGCACCGGCCAGGAGGCCTTCTCCAAGGCCATGGGCATGCCGGTCTGGCAGTACCACGCCGAGCACCCCGAGGTGAACAGCCTGCTGAACCAGGTGATGTCCCGGGAGTCGGAGGCGATGACCGAGGAGCTGCTCACCGGCCACGACTTCGGGCCCTACCGCACGGTCGCCGACATCGGCGGCGGCCAGGGCGCGCTGCTCACCGGCATCCTGGCCCGCCACCCCGACAGCCGGGGCATCCTGTTCGACCAGCCGCACGTGGTCTCGCACGAGCTGTTGGACAAGGCCGGGGTGGCCGAGCGGGCCGAGGTCGTCGGCGGGGACTTCTTCGCCTCGGTCCCGGGCGGCGCGGACCTGTACGTGCTCAAGTGGATCATCCACGACTGGCCGGACGACAAGGCCACCGAGATCCTGGCCAACGTGCGCGCCGCGATGGCCCCGGGCGCCACGCTGGCCCTCGTCGAGTACGTCATCCCGCCGGGCAACGAGCCCGCGCACAGCAAGACCCTGGACCTGGTGATGCTCGTGCTCAACGAGGGCCGCGAACGCACCCGCGAGCAGTTCGAGGCACTGCTCGGCGCGGCGGGCTTCCGCCTGGACCGGGTGACCGCGATGCCGTCCGGGGTCAGCCTGCTGGAGGCCACCCCGGTCTGA